One Asterias rubens chromosome 1, eAstRub1.3, whole genome shotgun sequence genomic region harbors:
- the LOC117296907 gene encoding L-2-hydroxyglutarate dehydrogenase, mitochondrial-like, producing MLTPLCRFLAVRRRAAKCIHWNWALRSLCTKPSTEDYDVCIVGGGIVGLAAAKELIERHPNLKYAVVEKEKELSVHQSGHNSGVIHAGIYYTPGSLKARLCVEGAELAYKYCDENDIPYKKCGKLIVAVEPEEIPRLEALHERGLKNNVKDMKMVGPDEIREIEPHCRGVKALTSPHTGIVDWARVAKSFGETFNKKGGHIFTEFEVKGFHMTKEGADYPVTIEGNKGKSLRCRYVLTCGGLFADRLAQLSGCNPIPRIVPFRGDYLLLKPEKCHLSRGNIYPVPNPSLPFLGVHFTPRIDGSVWLGPNAVFAFKREGYNMTDFNVKDAVDSLSFRGLQKLVFKNFTYGLSEMYKGVFIAAQVKQLQRYVPELRVQDVTRGPSGVRAQALDMEGNLVDDFVFDGGEGAIGSRVLHVRNAPSPAATSSLSIAKMIIDKVEDTFSL from the exons ATGTTGACTCCTTTATGTAGGTTTTTAGCAGTGAGGAGGAGAGCTGCGAAATGTATTCACTGGAACTGGGCATTGCGGTCACTGTGCACAAAACCAAG TACTGAGGACTATGATGTTTGTATTGTCGGCGGTGGTATCGTTGGGCTGGCAGCCGCTAAGGAGCTGATAGAGAGACATCCCAACCTTAAATATGCCGtagttgaaaaagaaaaagaactcT CTGTACATCAGAGTGGTCACAACAGTGGGGTGATCCACGCTGGGATCTACTATACACCAGGCTCTCTCAAAGCTAGGCTGTGTGTGGAAGGAGCAGAGCTGGCCTACAAGTACTGCGATGAGAACGACATTCCATATAAAAAATGTGGCAAG TTGATAGTCGCTGTTGAACCTGAAGAGATTCCAAGACTTGAGGCACTTCATGAACGAGGTCTTAAGAACAATGTCAAGGACATGAAGATGGTTGGCCCTGATGAAATCAGGGAGATTGAACCACACTGTAGG GGAGTGAAAGCGTTGACATCACCCCATACTGGCATTGTTGATTGGGCTAGAGTTGCCAAATCATTCGGAGAGACATTCAACAAGAAAGGGGGACACATCTTCACAGAGTTTGAGGTCAAGGGCTTCCATATGACGAAAGAAG GTGCTGATTATCCAGTAACAATTGAAGGCAACAAAGGG AAATCTCTACGTTGCCGCTATGTGTTGACCTGTGGAGGACTGTTTGCTGATCGGTTAGCTCAACTCTCAGGATGTAATCCCATCCCTAGAATCGTTCCCTTCAGAGGGGACTACCTGCTCCTCAAACCAGAGAAATGTCATCTATCAAGAGGGAATATCTACCCT GTGCCTAACCCTAGCCTGCCATTTCTAGGAGTGCACTTCACACCTCGTATAGACGGTAGTGTCTGGCTGGGTCCCAATGCAGTCTTTGCTTTTAAGAGGGAAGGATACAACATGACAGACTTCAATGTGAAGGATGCTGTAGATTCTCTAAGCTTCCG TGGATTACAGAAGTTGGTGTTCAAGAATTTCACGTACGGTTTGAGTGAGATGTACAAAGGAGTGTTCATTGCTGCACAAGTGAAGCAACTACAGAGATATGTACCAGAGTTAAGAGTACAAGACGTGACAAG GGGTCCATCGGGAGTAAGAGCCCAAGCGCTGGATATGGAAGGTAATCTGGTTGACGATTTTGTCTTTGATGGCGGTGAGGGCGCTATAGGAAGCCGGGTCCTTCATGTGCGTAATGCCCCGTCGCCTGCTGCCACCTCCTCTCTGTCCATAGCCAAGATGATCATAGATAAAGTAGAAGACACATTCTCACTCTAA